Part of the Bacteriovorax stolpii genome, TAGAGATGTTTAACACATCTTTTGATTCTTTCGGAAATGTTTCGCTCATGGTTCTTTTCCGTTTTAACTATATTAAGCGCCATTTCCCGAAGGAGCTGGAGCTTTTTGAGGCCAATGCACACATTATTATCGTTGAGCTTCTAAGGTCTAAAATCATCCTTAAAAAAGACGTTGAGCTTTTATCTGATATCGACTTAGGTTATGAAACTCGCCTTGAGACGATTAAAAAGATTGAAAGTAAGCTGGATATCTTTATCTACAACCACGATCTGGAGATCCTGGTTAAAAATCCGCGCGCTTTTGATTCTTTCCTTCTGGCCCTTGCCGGACAAAACGTGCTTTTAAAGAAAAACAGAGAACTTCCAGACTGGACAATGCCAGAAGAAACAAAATTCATTATTCCGGATTTTGGAATCTAAGCGCGGGCCAGAACTCTCGAACTGATCTCTACCGTTAAAATCACTCCCAACACAGCTCCTAAAAGCCATAGAAGAGAGAACTCGATAAAGAGGTTAGGGTTCATAATCCCGAAGAATCCAATGGAGCTTAAGATTAAAACAGAAGCTGCAAGAACTTCTTTATGTCTTAAGGCCCTGACTTCGTCACGGTTAAGGACGATACTGGCAATGAGCATTGATGTGGTTGTAAAGAAAAGTCCGCAGAGAAAGTTGCAGACAGGGAGCCCAAAAACCATAAACGTATGCATCAGGTTGATAGGAAGCTTAAAAATTTTAAAACCAAACTGCGGGCACACTGAAAGCGTAATGATAGAAGAAAGAATGTGAGCAAGAAAAACTTTTCCCAGAAGATAGCTAACTTTTGGGTGCAGCTTTGTATGCACACTCGTTAGGATTTTTTCATTCACTGATGGTGGAATTTGATTCATAGGGCTTCACCTTTTCTCATTTTCGCCATAAGACGGCTGACAGTTTTTCTTAAAGAGACTTCGCTTTTACCCAGCACTTGTGAGATTTCCTCATAAGAGAGGTCGTCGATAAACTTCATGGCCAGAAGCTCCTCTTGATCGGCCTCGAGAGAGGCGAGGGCGCTGGTGTCCACCATGCTTTCCTCCTGGATGTCAGGAGAGTATTTATCAAGTCGATCCTTATATCTCTTGGCACTTCTAAAGTGATCCAGTGCCTGGGTTCTGGCGATGACAAAAAGCCATTGCTCAAATTTAAACTTATCTTTATAGAGGTGTTTGCTTTCGTGGATCTTGAGAAACACTTTTTGCAGCAAATCCTCACTCTCTGCCTGATTCCTGGTCTTCTTAAAGAGGAAATTAAACACACGTCCACTGTAGCGGGAATAAAGCTCGCTGAAAGCTTCATAAGCTTCTGTGGGTGAATGTGTCTGGTAGATGAGCATAAGCTCCTCCGCCGAAAGCGCTTTTAAGTTGGCCAGCGTTTTCCTCTCTCGTAAACGCATACGTCACAAACCCTCAGGATGTGACGTATAGGGGGTAATACTGGCTTTATCATAGCAAGGGGCGGACGTGTTCACCAAATTTTTAACAGTTACCGGTCTATTTTTATCAATTTTCATGGGGGAAAAGGCCCATGCCCACCCGGTGGCCTATGCTGGGTCCACATCAATTATGACCTGGAATAGTAAGGAGATGAGCGACTGGATGTTGACTCATAGTTATACTTCCAAGTTTTCACTTGCGGCCCGCTACTTGCGAATGGATACACGCGATGGAGAAAGAACATTCTATATGCCTCAAGTGAATTACCTGCTTAAAAGATGGAATGAGCTGGACTCACAGGCCAACATCTATCTTTCTCTTGGGCACGGAGGGGAAAAAGTTAACTCTTCTTTTAAAAACACAACCGGGGCGGCCTTAGAAGCGGACTGGGAGTCGAGAAAATACTATGTCTCTTTTAGAGAGGACGTTCTTTTGTCTCACAAAGATTCAAAACGCAATATCTATCAAACGAAAGTCAGAGCAGGCTTCGCGCCTTACCTGGCAGAGTTTAACGAAATGAATGCCTGGTTCATTTTACAGGCCGATAAATCCAACAAAATGACTGATGAATATAAACTCACTCCTTTTATCAGACTCTTCTATCACAACATCCTCTTGGAGTTTGGATCGACGATGAAAGGGGACTCACAATTTAACTTTATGGTGCACTTTTAGGCAGGAGATTTACATGAAAACATTATTACTAGCTACATTACTTATGTCAGGAAGCGTTTTTGCCGGAGATAAAATTGATATCACGGTAAAAGGAATGGTTTGTTCGTTCTGTTCACAAGGGATTACTAAAAAATTTAAAGAAGAAGGCGTAAAAAACGTCAATGTGGACCTGGGAAAACATTTAGTAAGTATAGAGCTTGCTGACAACCAGAAACTAGACAACGCCCGCATTGAAAAACTTCTAACAGACGCTGGATACGGAGTAGAGAAAATTGAAACCAAATAGTGATTTACAAAAAAATATCTGGATTTCTTTTTTTAGCTTATTCACCTCGATGAGTACACTGGTGTGCTGTGCACTTCCGGCCCTTCTGGTATCGATTGGATTGGGAGCGACGATGGTGGGATTGGTTTCGGCCTTTCCCGGACTCATCTGGCTTTCTGAAAATAAACTCCTGGTTTTTTCATCATCATTTGTCATGCTGGCAATCAGCTCTTACATGCAATACAGGGCGAGGTTTCTTCCTTGCCCGATTGACCCCAATGAAGCGCGCGCTTGTACCAGTGCCCGCCAGTGGTCAAAACGAATTACAATTTTTTCGATTGTCGTCTGGGCGATCGGGGCTACTTTTGCACTGCTGCCGATGATTCTTTAAAGAGTTTAGAGAAAACGTAATAGCCAAAAACGTAGATGATCATTGGCAGAAGGCCAAAGCCTGAATGCATGACAGTTATAAAAAAGAAGGCGGCAAACCCAGCTACTGAAAAAAACTTCAAATATAAAAAAGCCGCCTTGAAGTTTTTAATCGCCAGAGCATACACAATCGTTTGAGCGAGAATAAAAACCAGCAGGAAAAATGTCAGGCTTTGCAGCAGGATTTTATAAAGCTGGATTTGAAAATCGGGAGAGTCGATGCTCTTGGCCGCGATCGTTCCGTAGTTGTTGTAGTTGGTGGCCATAAAATAAAGCCACGCCATAAGTGTGAGGTCACTTAAGAAGCAAAGAGTGATTGCCAGGATCTTTTGTTGTTTTCTAGTTAGATTCAATTCCACCTTCAGAAGAGATGGTTAGACTGATCTCGCGGGTTTTATCCGCAATCACTTTCGCAACAAATTCTTTGTTTTGAATATCTTTTAAATCGTTTGAATCCATTTCACCGCTCTCTTGCCCCAGGAGATAGAGCTCTCCCATGATGCTTCTTTCTAGCTCAGTATTTTTTCCGATTAAAATGATTTTATATGCACAGGTTAAAAGTCTCCACCCTGGAAGCATTTCTGAAAGCGAGCCTTTTTTTACAAAGAGTGAGTACTCATCGGTCGCTGTTTTTTTCAGGATGGTTTGCGGGTAACGAATCGATTCTTTTCTCACACCTTTGACATCAAAGTGGCAGCTCATCACTGCTTGCCAGTCTGTGAGGATCAGGTTTTTTGAAACACGGATTTTGCCGTTAACTTCGGGTGCTTTAAAAGACACGACGTCGGCATAAGCTGTGCTCAAACAAAAAGCGATGAGGAGAAGAGAAAGACGTAATTTCATGCCAAAAAGTTTAGAAATTTTAGAACTCAATGAATAGTTTTTTAGTGAATAAATTTTAAAATAAGTGATAATTGACTCATGAAGAAAATAATCATTATTCTCCTTCTCACTATATCAGCAACGGCCCTAGGTCTTTATTTTAGGCCTTCTTATCCATTAATTGGGCAGTTAGACTGGTGGAATGTCCTGACTAAGGGGTATTTTGTGGGGGCGGTCTCAGGCTTTTTCAGTCAGGGGTTCCTGGATGAATCTTTCTGGTACGTGATGCGCTATACGATGGGAGGACTGATTGCAGGTCTCGTGATCGCCATGGCCTTCGGTGGAAAGTCGTCGGGTTCTGCTAAAAAGAAGAAGGCCTAACTATTCGTCGTAACTTCCGCGCTGAAGTTTTCTCTTCACATCTTTTTCTTTATCGCTTTCGCGTTTGTCGTGAAGTTTTTTACCTTTTGCCAGAGCGAACTCTAGTTTTACTTTTGAGTCTTTAAAATAAATTTTAGTGACAACTAAACTCATCTGCTGAGTTTTCATCGTGTGGTAAATGCGGTTGATTTCCAGTCGGTTTAAGAGGAGTTTCTTAACCCTTGCTTCCTGGTGGTTGTGGATATTTCCAAAGGCGTATTGGGGGATTAACACGTTGTAGGCCCACACTTCACCTTCGCCGTCGATTACGACATAGGCTTCGCCCAGGTTAACTTTGCCTTCGCGTAGAACTTTAACTTCCGTTCCTTGTAAAACGATTCCTGCTTCAAAGAATTCCTTTAAAGAGTAGTCAAAGCCTGCACGTTTATTTGTTCCAATTATCTTCATTAGAAATTAAATTTCACTCCAAAAGTCCCGGCGATAATATAGCCGCCAATGTCGTATCCAGGGGCCCCAAGTTTTGAGCCTGCTGTTCCATTTTCTTGCCCGTCAGCTTTTGTAACGTGCTTTTCCAGAAGATGATGATACTGGAGACTTGCTCCTAAGTGAACATCTTTTGACCAAATCACCATGCGGTACTGGATTCCACCAGTTCCCACAACTGTGTCTACGTCAATAGAGTTACCCGCTTGTGAAAAATCTCCTTTAAGTGGAGTCATGCGGTATTGAGCTCCAAGCAGAGTACTCCAACGGTCAGTCCAGTTGTATTTGATCCCAAGGCGAGGGTTGATGGTGTCGCGAGTGGTGATTTTTTCATAGTTATTACTTGGAACAACTGCACCCGATGTTTTTTCAACCTTCATGATCGGTGTTTTGTAGTTTGACCACATCTGGTACTCAAGACCGGCGTAAAGCTCGGCATCGCCTACAATGTATGTTGAACCTAAACGGAAAGTGTGTGGGTCATAGTAAATCATCGATGTCAGTGTCGAGTTGATCAGCGCCAGGTTCGGGTTTGTGATTTCCCCAAATACTGTCGTCTTTAAGTTCGACTTCATTTCTTGCTGATAAGTGAAATACACCGAATTGGTATCAAACATTTTTGTCACAGAAGCAATGGCCGCAATTGAAGGGGAAACCTTCGCCTGACCTTTGGCCCATGATCCGTAGCTGGCCCCGTTTAAGCTCATATTTGTTTTAACTTCAGCTGTCGCTTGAAAACCTAACATTGCTCCCAGAGACCAGGCGAAGTCATCACTCCACTTGCGAGCGAAGTTTAAATAAGATGATGTTCTTTGGTAGCGCGAATGAAACATGACGTACTCAGGAAGGAAAGCATCCCCAGAGTTGGTTTGTGTCAGGTGGCCTATAGGCATGAAAATCGAAAGGGCCAGAGTTCCTAAGTGAACTTTTCCACCAACAGGTATGGCCGCGTGAAGAGCACTTCCGTAAAACTTTTGGTAATCCGTTTTTGCACTTCCGTAAGTTGTCCCACTCGTTGAGTTGGTGCTGTTGGTGACAACGATATTGTTGATTGGTTTAAAATGAGTCGCTGTCGATGTCGCTTGCGCTAGAACGTTAAACTTATCAGAAAAACCAAGCACCGATGGAGCGTAGTAGTTGTTACTTGGATCGTTGGCATTTAAGTTGGCCTGGTTTCCAATCCCACTGGTTGAAAAACTCGCTCCGAATAATTCAGGGTAAGCAGCATAAGCATTCGTTACAAGTAAGCATTGAAGTAGAAGAATCCATTTCATTTTTTTAACATCCTATAAAGTTCGATCACTTGATTTAGCTCCAGAGCTTCTGCTCTGATCGTTAAAGGAATCCCAAGCGTATTAAAGCTTGATTCAATAATTGGAAGCGGAAAGCTTGCTTTTAAAATCCCACCCAGCTGTTTTCTTTTTTGCGAGAAGAGAAGGCGAAGGAATTTTTCCAGCGCATGGAACTCTGAGAGTGGAACAAGTGGCGTTTCACGACGAGACATTGTGAGAACGGCCGAGTCAACTTTCGGAGGTGGGTTAAAAGCTCCCGGAGGAACTTTACACAGAAGCTTGCAATCAAAGTATGTTTGCGTGATGGCCAAAAGAGATCCCATATAATTTTTTGTTGTCGAAAAAGGAAAGACCTTATCGGCCACTTCTTTTTGAAACATCAAAGTCATGTATTTAATTTCCGGCGCCTGCAGGAAGTTAATTAAAAGCGGAGTGCTGATGTTGTAGGGAAGATTAGACACTAACCAGATATTTTTCTGGTCGATATTTTTTTCTTTGAAAAAAGCGCTCAGGTGCACTGCTAGTGCATCTGTCATGGTGATTTGATTGTCGTTAATAAATTGCAGAAGGTAAGGAGGAAAGCGGTCGTCTTTTTCGATGACAAAAAAAGGAAGACCTTCACTCTTTGATCTGAGTGCTAAGAACTCTGTCAGAATTCCCGGTCCTGGACCAATTTCTAAAACAGCTTCTGCTTGTCCTTTGAAATCCGAACAGATTCTGTCGATCACGCCACTGTCGCGAAGAAAGTGCTGGCCTAGGCTTTTATTAGCTAAAGGGAGTTCCATTTTCATTAAAGTTTATCCCCTTTGCGTTGGTGCTCAAGTTTCTCTTTCTTAGAAACAAATTGTCCGCGGGCATCCAGTCCTAAACATTCAGGGAATGAAATGGCATCGTGATAAGTTCTAAGTGCGTAGTTAGCGATCATCGCGCCGTTGTCTGTACAAAAGCGAGGAGCAACGACGTGAACATTTTTATAATTATTTTT contains:
- a CDS encoding OmpP1/FadL family transporter, giving the protein MKWILLLQCLLVTNAYAAYPELFGASFSTSGIGNQANLNANDPSNNYYAPSVLGFSDKFNVLAQATSTATHFKPINNIVVTNSTNSTSGTTYGSAKTDYQKFYGSALHAAIPVGGKVHLGTLALSIFMPIGHLTQTNSGDAFLPEYVMFHSRYQRTSSYLNFARKWSDDFAWSLGAMLGFQATAEVKTNMSLNGASYGSWAKGQAKVSPSIAAIASVTKMFDTNSVYFTYQQEMKSNLKTTVFGEITNPNLALINSTLTSMIYYDPHTFRLGSTYIVGDAELYAGLEYQMWSNYKTPIMKVEKTSGAVVPSNNYEKITTRDTINPRLGIKYNWTDRWSTLLGAQYRMTPLKGDFSQAGNSIDVDTVVGTGGIQYRMVIWSKDVHLGASLQYHHLLEKHVTKADGQENGTAGSKLGAPGYDIGGYIIAGTFGVKFNF
- a CDS encoding heavy-metal-associated domain-containing protein, which gives rise to MKTLLLATLLMSGSVFAGDKIDITVKGMVCSFCSQGITKKFKEEGVKNVNVDLGKHLVSIELADNQKLDNARIEKLLTDAGYGVEKIETK
- the rsmA gene encoding 16S rRNA (adenine(1518)-N(6)/adenine(1519)-N(6))-dimethyltransferase RsmA produces the protein MKMELPLANKSLGQHFLRDSGVIDRICSDFKGQAEAVLEIGPGPGILTEFLALRSKSEGLPFFVIEKDDRFPPYLLQFINDNQITMTDALAVHLSAFFKEKNIDQKNIWLVSNLPYNISTPLLINFLQAPEIKYMTLMFQKEVADKVFPFSTTKNYMGSLLAITQTYFDCKLLCKVPPGAFNPPPKVDSAVLTMSRRETPLVPLSEFHALEKFLRLLFSQKRKQLGGILKASFPLPIIESSFNTLGIPLTIRAEALELNQVIELYRMLKK
- a CDS encoding RNA polymerase sigma factor, translated to MRLRERKTLANLKALSAEELMLIYQTHSPTEAYEAFSELYSRYSGRVFNFLFKKTRNQAESEDLLQKVFLKIHESKHLYKDKFKFEQWLFVIARTQALDHFRSAKRYKDRLDKYSPDIQEESMVDTSALASLEADQEELLAMKFIDDLSYEEISQVLGKSEVSLRKTVSRLMAKMRKGEAL
- the smpB gene encoding SsrA-binding protein SmpB; the protein is MKIIGTNKRAGFDYSLKEFFEAGIVLQGTEVKVLREGKVNLGEAYVVIDGEGEVWAYNVLIPQYAFGNIHNHQEARVKKLLLNRLEINRIYHTMKTQQMSLVVTKIYFKDSKVKLEFALAKGKKLHDKRESDKEKDVKRKLQRGSYDE